The Saccopteryx leptura isolate mSacLep1 chromosome 5, mSacLep1_pri_phased_curated, whole genome shotgun sequence nucleotide sequence ATAATATGCTTTAAATGTTATCTCTTGCAAATATTATACTTATGATAAAATTGATAACTCTTATTTCAAAATGGGATAAAGTTCACATAGTTTCTCATGAGGTCCACAACAAAATAAGTGAAGATCACTGATTGATCTAAGGGACTAGAAGATACATGAGGGAGAATTTAGgggaaatttttattcattgatcaGTTTATAAACTTATATGTAGCTTCCTACCTGTCAGGAGTTTGCTAGGATAAAGATGGTAAAAGATGACCCAGAGGGAGTCAAGGCATTTAGGATCTCACTGTCTAGAGAACACACTGACATAGAAACAAGTTTAGTTTAATAAGGAGAAAACTCCCTAACACAGCCATGCCAAGTACAATGGTGAACCACAACTCTGCTGGTTCACAGGGATTCAGCAAAGCAGCTAATCTTATTCAGGTTTGATACTGAAATACAAATAGGGATTCATTttgtaaagaagaagaaagaaaaaaaccagggttttaaaaattcttttctgcATGTTAAGACACCTAAAATTGgtgaaaaaacaaagataaaatatacTCAGAGTCACACACCAGGATGCCACAAAGCCAGGCTTAGGGGCCATAAAATCTAGGACTGTGAGGCCAGTGCTCTCTCTACCACTCTTCCAAGCTGCCCCGACAGCACAGGGGGAAATGCATGGGAATAAATGAACATGGGTACATGCTGGAAGGTGAGAGACATGGCCCCCAGTACAGCACCCATTCCTCAATCTGGGGAGACGGTATCTAGTCTGTACCTGGAAGTTCTCTTTGATTCTCTTCTCATTGAAGCTCTTGGCCAGAACCACCACTCCCCGCTGCACTTGGTAGCGCAGGGCCACCTGACCTGCACTTCTGTTGTGTTTCTTGGCAATGGCATTCAAGGTTGGGTCCTCCAAGAGAACAGGGCTAGCCTTGTCCACCCTGTGAACAAGATCAGAAAATGGAGATTTGAAGGATGTAGACCTAGAAATGGAGAGTACGCTGTCCCTGTGTTCCCAATTTCCCAGACAATTGAAGAGAAACATTTGTTATGCAATATATCCATTTGTCAACATGTACAACTAAGATTTATGCATGACAAGCTGTATAAATTCTATcataaaatcacttttaaaaatatttttggggtGGAATTTGAAGTTGATGGATGCATGTGTGAAACAAGAATGAAAGAACATGGATGACTGGAAGTTCAGTGAGGGCACTTGCTACACTATTGTGTTTGCTTTATTTGTTTGATGTTctctataataaaatgttaaaaagtgcctgactggtggtggaacaatggatggagcatagacttgggacactgaggtcccaggttggaaactcccaggtcaccagcttgaaaataggctcacaggcttgagcatgagatcacagatacaatcccatggtctctggacTGAGCTtaaaggttggtggcttgagcccaaggtcattggcatgagtaagaggtcactggtttagtTAGAGACACTCCGGCAACCCCACCCCGCtgaaggcatacatgagaagcaatcaatgaacaactacgagatgatgcttctcatctcttttccttcctgtttgtgtctctgtctctctctcaagcacacacttaaaaaatgttaaaacctaattttataaaaactgtTTCATCACCAATAGAGATGCTGACATAGGTTAACTCTGATATTCTCATTACCACTTTGGGTCTCTTTGGGTCCCCAGGGCACTGTAGGCAACAAGAACAATGTCCTTCGACTTGCAGAATTCCAGGAGTTTGCTCTGGTTGAGGTATGGGTGACATTCCACCTGTGAATTGCCGAGACAAGGGGGTATCAGAATACGTGAGTTCCATGTGAATTTGAAAAGCCTTTGAAGGAATAGCCAACATATGCACCATATTTTCCAGATTGGTCATTTTTTCATGCACCCTTTGAAATACCTTCAAATGCTATTGGTTTTCAGAAGTGATAACACAATATTCTTGTTAAATTTTTAGtgtttataataattaaagaCTGTTATACCCACATTCTGACCTATACATGTGCTTTTCTACATAAAAATACAAGATTCCTTAGAAAAATGCCTGATTTCAGTACTGGGCAAAAGGCTGCAAATTGAGctgaaacattttacattttagaaaactcagaagacaggaaggaggaCACTGAGGGATGTGATCTGGAGAGGCATCTTCTGATTATAATGGTGATAATTCGATCATCAAAAGAAAGTAACTTCATTTGTTGAAATTGATGAATTCACAATTACATATATGTGATCcccaagtctttatttttaatttcagtttacaGTAATTAAACAAGACAGTAATGTGTTCAATTGTATCCCAGGGATCCATCAGTGAAGCCAATTGTGaggaaaagtttaaaagaaaaaaatgtctagtTTCTCTCCCAAATGaattgagagaaggagagagagaggagaaaggagtgaGGAATATATTTGAACATATTATGAGTTATTTTATACAAATAGATTCCTAAAAGTAAATTACTAAGAGATGAAGAGTGTAAATATCTGAATGATTTCTTGCATAATTTTCAGAGTTTTACAAAAGGGATATATAACTGTACAACATCATTGTGCTTGAACATTGACagcattgttatttaaaaatacatattttggccctggccggttggcttagtggtagagcgtcggcctggcgtgcggaagtctcgggttcgattcccggccagggcacacaggagaggtgcccatccgcttctccacccctccccctctccttcctctctgtctcttcccctcccgcagccaaggctccattggagcaaaagatggccggggcgctggggatggctccttggcctctgtcccaggcgctagagtggctctggtcgcaacagagtgacgccctggatgggcagagcatcgccccctggtgggcgtgccgggtggatcccggtctggcgcttgcgggagtctgtcttactgcctccctgtttcctgcttcaggaaaaaaaaaatacaaaaaaaaaataaaataaaaaataaaaatacatatttctttaaattatgatTTATCCACTTCCTCACTTTGCACTGCTTTGCTTTTACCCAGCCTTCCTCCTTACCATTCTGAACCTGCTCCTGAGAGGTTTCCCAGGAACTCCACGTCATAAAATCCCACACCCTTTTTATCCCTAGGTCGATTGGCTACTCAGAGCAGGATTCACCCATGACTCTCACACACCTTTTCCATGATCTTCTTTGGCTTTCCTAACACTACATTCTCCtcgttttcttcctctctgtctgccaACTTCTACTCAATCCCCTAACCAGAGCCTTAAATGTTGACTTTCCAACCCTTCCCGTTCATTCTATGAACTTCCCTAGGAAAGTGAATacatttcaattttaattgaaaatttaatttttttttatagagacagagagatagagggatatatagggacagacagacaggaacagagaaagatgagaagcatcaatcattagcttttcattgcaaaaccttagttgttcattgattgtcctctcatatgtgccttgaccacagggctatagcagacctagtaaccccttgctcaagcccgcaagcttgggtccaagctgatgagctccgctcaaaccagatgagctcgcgctcaagctggcgccctcgggaccctgaacctgggtcctctgcatcccagttcaatgctttatccactgcaccaccacctggtcagtcgaaaacaatttttaattgagtttaatTGCCACCCATAAAACAAGGACTCCCAAACATTTACCTCTAGCACTGAATGCCTGTCAGAGCTTCAGAGCAACATTACTACCTGCCAACTTAGCCTCTCTACCTCAATATCTCCTGGGAAGCTCAAACCAGGAGATACTGAATGATGGAAGGCAGGATCTTCCCACTCCACTCAACCTGTTCCTTCTCTGAAATTTCCTACGCAATAAAGGAACATTCATCTATGCAGCTGACATCAAGAAAAAGGATGTAATGAGCAGAAAGCAAAGAAGTTTCCATGGGCACAGGCTCACTTGGTTGCAGACGGGCTTGTACTTGAGCCCTGGCTTGTTCAGGATCATCTCCAGCAGCTTTCGATTGAAATTGGACACCCCGATGGACTTGGTTAAACCTGCATCCTTACACTTCTCCAGGGCCTGGGGAGAAAGGACATGTGTGGCAAACCTTTAGTGAAGTTTAACTTTTCCATTTGACAGTGAACTTTTCAAAAACTGGAAATCTGTCTTAACATACATAACAATTTGGTTGAGCCAAATAGTTTTATCACTTGAATATATTATTTCCTACGGTTCTTTATTGCTATGTACATATAGCTATGTCTTTGAATCTGTGACATACACACCCAGGGCAATAAATAGAcattaagataatttaaaattccACTCAGCTGCCTGCCCTCATCCATGGTGCATATTTTGCTGTTAGGCACATAATAGTTCCAGAATAAATGGTGTCATAGGTAAGGGCAAAGAGAAACACTTAGGTTTTCTACTGGTCAGAGGTTTTTCTGCTTCGTCTTTCTTAGAATGGTGAAACAAGTGAATAGCATAGGGTGTAGAAGGGCAGGCTTCAGTCTCCTCCTGCTAAGGGGACAGCAGCTTCCCCTTCTCTGGAGTGTTTATCTGTCTTGGAATAGAGCTCTAATTAATTCCTCTAGAATTTGCTTCTGATAATGCCCTTTTAGGgcttatagcaggggtctcaaactcaactcagcatgtgggctgcagaacaagatcacagccattgggcgggccgcactaggtctacaaaaggcaactgttatgcaacacttttctcactgcagttgaaaacaaaaaaaaatcagtacaacaagcacaatcgtacatgcagtttactcagtgtcacaaaacaaccagaaactgtagttcgcatcacaactgctgttaactaagctgatatctagctaggatgctagagaaatgagaaatacaagtaggcccctaggcttacttaattttatccaaaatattttgaacttcgtggattagtctgcgggccgcacaaaattgttcggcgggccacatgcggcccgcaggccgcgagtttgagacccctggcttatagACTCAACCTGATCCATGGGGCAAGGAAACCCCTTCTTAGAGCCACAGaagtttacattaaaaatagaCCTTAGCTCTTACCCCATTCCACTCCCTGGTTTACAGAAGAGAGAACAGGTACAAAGGCATTCACTGACTTGTCTGAGGGAAGACAGCAGATAGGGCCACAACCCATATTTCTGACTTGGTGCAATGATGTTCACCTTGACACAGTGCTATTCAGTGGCAGTAGAACTTACCTCCCATGTGTCACGCAGGTCCACAGTCTCTAAAATAAAGTTCCCACTGGCATCCATTGGAAAGAGCTCCTCTCCAGGCTATAATACAAAACggagagagaatgaagaagaaGGATATTTTGAAAGAATGGTTTTCCTGGTGCCTAAGTAGCTTGGACCAAACTTCAAGAGGCTGTTATTACTAagcagagagagaatgagagagatgtGTAAGAAAAGACAGTGGGAGAAAGGAAGATCAGAATCACCTGAAAGATTATAGCAAAGTACCTTGTCCCCAACCACATCCACCCTTTTACCCACCCcccacaaaaaataacaaaaacttcaCTAAGAATGAGTTCTCCTAGAGTCAGAATTGATTTTGTTTCACAAGGACAGGCTGGTTTGCAGGATGGGACTTTCCACTACTAGTAAGAATGCGTTTTAGTTCCAGTTAATGATAACCCAATCCAGACAGTGAGAACACCAGATGTGCTCAGCAAATATCCACTGTAATGGGAGGCTGGACCAGCAATGTCCAGAGGAGCCCAGTTGTGCAATATGGTTCACCAAAAAGTGCTTCCCTTTTGACTGAACGGAAGTATCATATACAAGAGACCCTCTCCTTAAAGACATGTGGAATGCCCATTGTGTCTCTACTATCTTTTGTAACTCAAGTTTCTTGAGGACCATCATCACAAAAGGCCTACAGACAGAAGCACATGACCTAGACATAAGGGCAGTGTTCTCAATGCTTTGAGTAGAGGCAGTAAGACAATGAATTTCCATCTTTCTGTAGACTATAGGATAAGAATAAAATGTCTTGATAGTGAGGTGACACAACTGTCAAGGAGAGTTGTAAATCTTTTAGCAGTTCTATCCAACACACTCACATCTACCTCTCTCAGGAAGATCCCCTCAAAACTAGGTGGAGTGAGATAATAAAAGTGCAACAGCAGTGATGAATATTCTTGAGCATAACAAGGAAATCAAAAACTGACTTTCAGTCAGAGCAGGTGGtcacgcagtggataaagtctaggactgggatgcggagaactcctgttcgagacctcaaggtcaccagcggAGCACGGGCTCGTATtgtttgagcaaacctcaccagcttggacccaagtttactggcttgagcaaagggttactcggtttgTTGtagctcacagtcaaggcacatatgagaaagcaatcaatgaacaactaaggtgtcccaaagaatagctaatgattgatgcttctcatctctgtccattcctgtctgtctgttcctctgttcctatctattcctctctctgactctctctctgtctctgaaaaaaaaaaaggaaaataaaaaaagctgaccTTCATAGCTATTGGCAGATGAATTATGAAGAGATCTACATAGTCCAGTTGAAGTTTCTTCAGTGATCTTTCCAGGGCCTGTCGAACCAATTCTGGTCGAAAGAAAGTAGTCCAAAGCTGCAGtaaccaaaagaaacaaacaaacaaaatggcttATGATTCACACAATTGGAAAACAAATTAACATCATAGTTAAGAGACAGTGGCAATCTAAAAATAAGTTCTGGGGCTAACTTTATGTTACTTAGTATAAATGAGGTTCTTATTATAAATGAGAACACTGAGATTTATTTGAGTGATTGTAAGAATACTGTGAAGGAAACTTCACTGGGCCGGGAAAAGCAACCTAATTGTTTCAAGGATTAGAAAACTCATGTCCGAAAGGAGAGTCAAGGAATGTCAGGCAAGGGGAAGTAGAATCTACTGCCCTACATAATAAATGCCTGGAAACAGGGCTGCTGAAAGGTCCACATCCTGGAAATGAGTCATCAGTGACATAGACACACACAGGACCATTCAACAATCTCTATGTTGGAAGCAGGGTTTTCCACAGAGGAAATTGTTACAAACTTTGGTAAATCAGTGCTGCTTTGGGAGCAGTATTTCTTAGGccaaagtttgtcttttttttttccaaaataacacATCTGGTTTGACAGTGACTTCTCATCACTCGCCCACAGCACCTTGGTTGTGTAGAATATGTCCTCTCTCTTCACTGTGCCATCCGCAATCTTCTCTCGGATAGCCTTGCCGACCTCCTCTTCATTTTCATAGACGTATGCTGCGTCGATGTGACGGAAACCTACATCAATTGCCACTTTGGTGGCCTCAGTAACCTTGCTCTTAGGAACCTGTAACATATGAATAAGGAGGGTTGGCAGTTGGCCTGATTCAAAGAGAAGCAATTTATTTCCTTAAAAGCATGTTCACCTACTGTTTCTACATGTATCTTGTTCCTTGTTTGATGGGGCAAGACTTGGTAACAAACCTATACTCTGGGGCATGGATTAAACTCCAGTATAACCtctaatttaaaatgaattattgaaAATGGTTTCTCCATGCAACCTGGACAACCAAACCATTCAATACAGAATTGTTCAACAGGCCCAGAAATGGAATAACACCCAGCACACCCTCTCATCCTCACTCTCAGTTTGCCACTTGGGGGATTTATGTTGCCTATTTGCTCAATTTTAGGATCTTCCAGCTTTAGAGATCTGGTTCCAGTGGGGAAAATTTTCTTAGATGACACAGAAAAGATTCTGCGTAAAGCAATGCCATGGCTTCTCCCCAGTCCTTCAGAGTTCATGTGCCAGGAGACCCTGAGTTTGAAAGGGAATGACTATATGAACAGTGGTCATTGATCCTGCTTTTCAGAAGAAGAGTGGCCCCTATAAAATGGTGGTAGGGAGGAGCATGTCTAGAGTTCAGGAAAGTCACTAGGGAAGCTCTTGGTGCTTCCATGACTGGCAATAACCATAAAAGAATAATGTTAACATTTAACACCAGGCGTGGTAACCAGGTGCTCAGACCTGGTAGTGATTATCCCATTAGACAAGCAGTTTAGGCCAACAGAGCATGACTGGGATCTAGAATGGCTGGCACAGGGGGCAAGGAAACTTGTAATGGCCTTGGACCCAACTGGAGGAAgtcttggttttgttgttgttattgtatacatacacagataaattatttaatgacaagatcatgaatatttttaatattatccaaccttttaaattaatttcccaTTTTCCACAGCAAAACATTAGAACTCCTCTGCCTGAAGTTCATATTATTTACATCGGGCAATGTTTTGTCCTCTGTCTTCAGTCCTCTGTGCCTTCTGTTTCACTATGGGCGGTGGTCAGGGGCGAAACAGGCTACGTGAGGCCGCCCCTTGATCAGCATCAGACCTTTTCTGAGCACACTGAAGTAGAAGCATGCCTCTTCTACTTGAATGAAGCCAATCCCAGCGTTCATTAGAATGCCTGTGTCTGACATCAGCTTTGCTTAAGCTCAGCTCACCTCCTCCTTGAGGCCTCCCCAGATAACCCCAAGTCACATCACCCTTCCCCATTCTAAATATCTCCACTTCCCCTGGCATTTAGAGATGTAATATCGAGCATTGTTAGGTAGCTTTTCACTTTGCATCAAGTGTCTTTATCTAGTTGTCAAAATGCCAGAGAAGCAGAAATAACTTCGGGGCCAACTCCCTTCCTGCTAGGATAGATTTTCATATCAAGTAGAAGTTTACTCTTGACTGTGAAATTGGTTAATAATTGATTTAGTAATTAATAATTACATATTCTACCTGGATTGTATTGACAGTCATACAcatgaaattcaaaatattgttcTTGTCAGACCACCAAGCCAAACACTGGtttattaactttaatatttattttagcctCTAACATCACTAAAATCAACATGTTTTTGCACATTCGGGGTTACATGAGGTTGTCCTCTGGTTAGCATGGGATGTTCTGTGAAAAGACTGAGAAGATAGGACACCTGAGCCAAATCCAGGAAAACCTAAAGCAAGAGCGGGTAGACATGGAAGGAGATGCCCAGAGAACTGGCTGCTGCTTCTCACCTCAACACAAAGGCACTGCCGGTGGGCAGCGTCAGCCAGACATTTACACAGCCTGCCTCAATTTCTAATGGTAGATGCCTAACTGACTAAATCTGAGACACTGAGTTTGCACGTTTCCCAGAAAACACACCTGACAAAACAAAAGAAGACACATGCAGGATCCCTAGACcatgcttcctgttcctgccaACACTCACAGTAAATAGTTGATGAGTCGGGAGAGTAGCAATTAGATAAAAATCTGATGAGAGTGTGAAAGAAGCTTCTTTTTTACCTTTATACCTTTGTACTGTACTAAATAGATGTACATGTTACTTTTATTCTTCTGAGGGGGTTATGAGATGTTTTATTCTATTCTCTGTCTTTAACAACAGTGGTAAAAGTTGACTGTAACAATTATAAGACATAACTTGTGCTTAAGTTATAACAGTGGATACATGGACAATTATGTCATTGAAAATCAACTAGCCCTGTCTGACAGCCCTAACTATTGATATTTTATGTCATAGCTCTACCAAGACGGAATGGAATGGTCTCTGTCACTTATGGAATAATCTCACTTATGCAACCCCAAATCTGCCTCTCCCCAACCTTGACCAGAGTGTGACACTTTAAGTGTGTTGCAATTAACCATGGGGATGCATGAATAATAAATCTGATGAGAAGCACGATTTCGTCTACATTGTAACTAATGCCTCCTCTGGTTTCCTTTCTAAACGCCTAACACTTCAGGGCCTGGGCAGCTTGCTCTGTGGGTAAAGCATAGACCCTTTATAGCAGAGGCTGCAGGTACAACCTTTGGTCGAAAtacatgcaagaagcaatcaatgagtacacaactaaatttAACAACCATGAGAAATAAGtttaatcttttctctctctctcacccttctccctctttttctcaaatcaatagaaaaattaaacaagtcagtaaataagtaaataaatgtctaACTCTTGGAATAATAGTGGCTTCTTATACAATAGAGATTTTAATGACAAATACTCTGGCAAATACTTCCAGCCCCACAATCCCACTAGTAATCATTCTATGTACATTAAGTAACCAAAAAGTAACAGTAATATTGGTAATAATAGAGATAATCCATCTGCAGAAATACCATGTCTGACTCCTCAGAGTCAACAGCTcatcattccatttattttatttttttttacagagacagagagagagagagagagagacagacagggacagacaagcagaaacagagagagagatgagaagcatcaattctttgttgcagctccttaggtggctacagcagagcgagtgatcccttgctctagccagtgacctttgagctcaagccagcaaccatgaggctATAATTCAACGCTCAAGAAAGTGACCCCCCACTCAAACCGGaggatcctgtgctcaagccagaaacctcagggttttgaaactaggtcctctatgtcccagtacagtgctctatccactgcgccactgcctggtcaggctcatcatttCATTTAGAACAAAATCAGAGGTAGTAAAATAGAAGCCACACGAGTCCTTCCAAATCACACACTGTGTACTAGGCCCTTGTAGGGCTGTTTGCATTAAACCCTCTGTTCCCCTGCGTTTGACTTACACCTTCAGAAGCAATAGTGCCAAGTCCAAGGACTGGCATGAAGTGCCCGTCATGCAGTTTCACAAAACGGCTACGTTTGGGGTCCATCACTGTTTACAGTCCCGGTGAAGCTGactctgtctttccttccttttctggaCTGCAACCGAAACAGAAGACAAGGCTTTAGTAATTTTATTCATACCAATCACAAGCAAGGCGGGGCTGGGATGGCAGCTGGCCAGGGTTACATAATGAAAGGAACAGATACACTGACTTCCTTGTTCTTCTAGCTCCCTGCAGGCACAGCACGCACAGCTCCCAGAAACAGtgtacagaaatataatacatatttcaGGAGCTAACATGTTCTCTCTAGCATCGCTCTCCCTGGATTCCTAAGTTAAAaaagaagttctggccagagcaatcagacaagacaaagaaataaaaggcatccatattggaaaagaagaagtaaaggtatcactttttgctgatgatatgatcctatacatcgaaaacccgaaggactccacaaaaagattattagaaacaataaaccaatacagtaaggtcgcaggatacaaaattaacatacagaagtccatagcctttctctatgccaacaatgaaatattagaaaacgaactcaaaaaaataatccccttcacgattgcaacaaaaaaaataaaatacctaggaataaacataacaaagaatgtaaaggacctatataatgaaaattacaaagcattgttaagggaaatcgaaaaagatacaatgagatggaaaaatattccttgctcttggataggaagaataaatataatcaaaatggccatattacccaaagcaatatacaaatttaatgcaattcccatcaaaatccctatgagattttttaaagaaatggaacaaaaaatcatcagatttatatggaactataaaaaaccccgaatagccaaaacaatcctaaggaaaaagaatgaagctgggggcattacaatacctgactttaaactatattatagggccacaataatcaaaacagcatggtattggcagaaaaatagacactcagaccaatggaacagaatagaaagcccagaaataaaaccacatatatatggtcaaataatctttgataaaggggccaacaacacacaatggagaaaagaaagcctcttcaacaaatggtgttgggaaaactggaaagccacatgcaaaagaatgaaactcgactacagcctgtccccgtgtactaaaattaattcaaaatggatcaaagacctaaatataagacctgaaacaataaagtacatagaagaagacataggtactaaactcatggacctaggttttaaagaacattttatgaacttgactccaatggcaagagaagtgaaggcaaagataaatgaatgggactacatcagaataaaaagtttttgctcagcaagagaaactgatataaaaataaacagacagccaactaaatgggaaatgatattttcaaacaacagctcagataagggcctaatttccaagatttacaaagaactcataaaactcaacaacaaacaaacaaacaatccaataaaaaaatgggaagaagacatgaatagacacttctcccaggaagagatacaaatggccaacagatatatgaaaaaatgctcagcttcattagttattagggaaatgcaaatcaaaactacaatgagataccacctcacccctgttagattagctatgatcaacaagacgggtaatagcaaatgttggagaggctgtggagaaaaaggaaccctcattcactgttggtgggactgtaaggtagtacaaccattatggaggaaagtatggtggttcctcaaaaaactgcaaatagaactaccttatgacccagcaatccctctactggttatatacccccaaaactcagaaacattgatacgtgaagacacatgtagccccatgttcattgcagcactgttcacagtggccaagacatggaaacaaccaaaaagcccttcaatagaagactggataaagaagatgtggcacatatacactatggaatactactcagccataagaaacgatgacatcagatcatttacagcaaaatggtgggatcttgataacattataaggagtgaaataagtaaatcggaaaaaaaaaaacaagaactacatgattccatacattggtggaacataaaaatgagactaagagacatggacaagagtgtggtggttaccaggggtggggggagggaggacagggggagagttagggggagggggaggggcacagagaactagatagagggtggcgaaggacaatctgactttgggcgaggggtatgcaacataatttaatgacaaaataacctagacatgttttctttgaatatatgtaccctgatttattaatgtcatccc carries:
- the LOC136405689 gene encoding aldo-keto reductase family 1 member C15-like, which codes for MDPKRSRFVKLHDGHFMPVLGLGTIASEGVPKSKVTEATKVAIDVGFRHIDAAYVYENEEEVGKAIREKIADGTVKREDIFYTTKLWTTFFRPELVRQALERSLKKLQLDYVDLFIIHLPIAMKPGEELFPMDASGNFILETVDLRDTWEALEKCKDAGLTKSIGVSNFNRKLLEMILNKPGLKYKPVCNQVECHPYLNQSKLLEFCKSKDIVLVAYSALGTQRDPKWVDKASPVLLEDPTLNAIAKKHNRSAGQVALRYQVQRGVVVLAKSFNEKRIKENFQVFDFELTPEDMKAIDGLNKNYRYIKLTFAADHPYYPFSEEY